Part of the Ruania alba genome is shown below.
GCAGAACGACAGGTACGGGCAGGGACGCGAGCCACGGCGCGGTTTCCTCCGGCGACTGCAGATGGCTCGTCGTGAGAACCAGGCCCTTGACACCCAGGGAGAGGAGCCGATCGACGCGGCTGTGCACTGCTTCGGTGCTGTATCCGGCCACCCCCAGGACGATCCTGGCGTGCATGGGCGCCGCGACGGACTCCATCCCCTGGAGAACCTCGGGATAGTAGAACGTTCGGGACGGAACGACCGCACCGATCAGAGTTCTGGCGGCGCCAGGGCGCCCGGCTGTGTTCCCGGTCGAGAGCGCTCCCCCGTGCACCCGCTCCAGCTGTCCTTGGTCGGCGAGCTCAGCGATGTCGCGGCGCACCGTGACTGCGGAGACTCCCATCGATTCGGCGACCTCAGCGGCGCGGACGCTGCCATGCAGCGCCAACTGGCGAAGGAGGAACTCCTGGCGTGCGTGCGGCAGCATCGTCAACTCCGGGGTGAAGGCACGGTATTGACGCATCGTGACGCACCGCGTTCGCTTTTGTCCATTTGATCGACATTCGCCGGACGACAGATCCAGGATAGGTGCCCAGGATCTGGAGCCAAGGACGGAGTGGATCAGTGGGTCAACCTCGAGCGGTGTTTGCCATGCAATCGGAGGAGCTACGGGACGCCCTGTTCGCCCCGGACACCATCGCACGCCTCGAACAGATCGTCGACCTTGATCGCCGCGTGGTTGATGACGATGGCGATGCCCGCTCGCGTGCGGCGCTGGCTGAGGCCGAGATTCTCATCACCAGCTGGGGAGCCCCTCGGATCGATGCCGCTTTCCTCAAGCAGATGCCGCGACTGCGGGCGGTCATTCACAGTGCAGGCACGGTGAAGCACTGGGCAGGGCCGGAGCTCTGGGAACAGGGGATCGTCGTCTCGAGTGCTGCCACGGCGAACGCGCAGCCCGTGGCCGAGTACACCCTCGCCATGATTCTCCTCGCCGGCAAGCGGGTGCTGTGGCCCGAGGCGCCATCGATCGGCGCGGCGCTGGCCGCGGGCTGGCATCCGTTGCAGGACGCGGGGAATTTCGGACGGACGGTGGGCATCGTCGGCGCCTCCCGCACTGGCCGGCTGGTGATGGACCTGCTGACGGGGTTCGACGTGAACATCGTCGTGTACGACCCGTACCTGTCCGACGAGGACGTGGCCGCGTGGGGGACGCGCACCTCGTCCTTGGAAGCGCTCGCCGAGCAGGTGGATGTACTCTCCGTGCACGCGCCGGCGCTCCCGTCGACTCGCCACATGGTGAACGCGCAGGTGCTGTCCCTGATGCAGGACGGCGCCGTCCTGATCAACACGGCGCGGGGATCACTGGTAGACCACGAAGCCCTGGTGGCCGAGCTGGACCGACGGCCGTTGTACGCCGTACTGGACGTCACCGCCCCCGAACCCCTCCCCAGCGATCACCCGCTACGCTCCCATCCTCAGGTGCTCCTCACCCCACACATCGCGGGGTCCGTGGGCAACGAGCTGCGGCGCCTCGGTGAGTACGCCGTCTGTGAGGTGGAGCGCCTGGTGGCAGGCTCGGAGCTGCTGAACCAGATCCGGTGGAGCGACCTGCCGACGTCGGCGTGACGGTGCCCTCACGGCATTGAGAGCGCGACGACCTCGCCCCCGGTGAGGAGGAACGCGCGCTCGTCGTCAGCGGCCAGTGCCATGGCAGGCTGCGGCCATGTGGCGCCCGCCAGTGGGTGTCTGCCCGCCACGGAGGCGTGCTCCGGGTCCAGCAGCACCACGTCGAAAGCGACATCACCGTCCTGGAGTGCATCGAGGTCGGACGCTCGGAGCCCGTGGGCGACCAGGGCACTGCCGGCCCACGTGCATGGACAACTGATCGACCGGTACGTGGTGCGAGACTCCTGCGCCTGGCTCCCCTCCGCGGCACGTGTGCGGATGGTTGCGTAGCCCCATGGGTCGCCGTTCTTGACGTCTGACGGCCGGTCCGCGCTGATGGTGCTGATGACGGCGTCGTCGGTGACGCCGATCGGAGTCTCGTCCACCTCCCAGCGCCACAGCCACGGCTCGTCGATACTGTCGGCGACACCGCCGAGCATGATCGTGGGGGCGTCCTCCGACGCCCGTGCGTCGGCATCGAGATACATCAGTGTCCGTTCGAACGCGAGGGGAAGGCTCGGTGTGTAGGGCGCCGCGCTGAGCGTCGGCATCCGCTCCCCCGAGGCAGGTTCCACCATTCCCGGTTCCGGGTAAGCGGATCCGTTCTCACCGAACCACCAGATGATCGCTCGTTCGCTGACCGCCAGCTCGTGGAACGTGGGTGAGGTGCCGGCGGAAGACGGCTCGGCGAGAGTGGACCGCCATCGCTGGTGTCCGTCCGGGGCGAGGCGTGCGAGCCACCGCTCGCCCCGCCCTGTCCCTCCTGCGACGATCAGGTCCCCGCCCAAGGGCCCGGCCAGCTGGGCGCCGGGCACCCGGGTGCTGGTCGAGGAGCCGGTGGAGTCGATGAGGGTGATCGTGCCGTCGTCGGCACCGCGTCCAGAAGGTACACAGACAAGTCGGACGCCGTCGGAGGAGCAATGCGGCTCGGCCAGCGGCACCTGCCACAGGACAGCGCCGACGTGCGGGGAGCGGGCCACGACTGCGTTGCGTTCAGCGGTGACCACGGCTCCGCCGACGAGCCAGAGGCCCGCGTGGTTGCCCGCGTCGATACGGGCCGACCACTCCTGCCGTGCTTCGCGCCCCGGTGCGTCACCGCCCGGGGAGGTGATCACCCCGGCCACCAGCAGCACGACGGCGACCATCGCCCAGGGCCATGGGCCTGACCAGGCCTGGGGTCGCCGTCGTGGGGGTTCACGCTCCGGGGCTACGTCGCTTTCTCCGAGCGCGAACTCGTCGTGCGCCATCTGTTCATCATGCCCTGGTGGCACGGACCGGTCTCTTTGGTGCGCTCAACGGACGCGTCGGCGCGTCATGACGGCGCCGGGATGGATCAGGTTACTGAGCCGTCAGCGCCACGACCTCCCCGCCGGTGAGAACGAAGACGGCCTCGCCGTGGCTCGCCAGGCGAGTCGTGTCGTTGCCCCATTCGGTGACGAGCGGGTGACGCCACGTGGGCGAAGCCGTTTCGCGATTGAACAGCACCAAGTCGACGGTGCCCTGGCCTTCGTCGAGCGCAGCCCGGTCAGCCACACGTATTCCCCGTGCCACCAGGCCATCAGGGGTGGCTGTGCAGGGGCAGGTGACGTCCAGGTACGGGGAGTCCGACTCTGCCAGAGTCTGGCCTGAGCGGAGATCGCGGAAGCGGACGGCGGCCGGATGCAGCGGACCGTCCTGATCGGGCGGTTCGTCGCCAGCGCCGTGCAAGCTCTCGCTCAGCAGCGTCGTAACGACGGTATCGCCGTCGATGGCGAGGGGTGCTTCCCGCTCGTCCCAGCGCCAGAGCCAAGGTTCGTCCACTCCGGGCGCCACCCCACCCTGCAGAAGAACGATCGAGCTCGTGGGATCCCGCTCGTCACTTTCCAGCACATGCCGCTCCCGTACGTGGGCGTCCGGATCGGACGACGATGCTCTGGCGGGAGGGAAAACATGGAACGGCTCTCCGTCATCGGGATCAATGGCCTGGAAGATCGGCCAGATGAAGTCACCGTCTGTGAAGCGCCAGAGGACGCGTTCGTCGGTCGCGTGCAGGTGACCGAAAGCCAACGTCTCCGGAGCCTCGAGGTGGCCCTCGAGATCTGTGTGCCACACCGCCTCGCCGTGCGGATCCAGCCGCTCCACCCACGGTGCCGCCATCTCACCCCCGGCGACCACGAGATCCGCACCGAGCGGCGTGGCCACCTGGACGCCCGGGATCTGCTGATCGTGGGTGCTCCCGTCGGCATCGATCTCGGTGATCACGGCGTCTGTGCCATCGGTGGTCACGCACGCCAGGCGCAGCCCGTCCGAGGAACACAGCGGATCGTCCAGCGGCACCGTCCAACGCTCCGCCCCGTCCTCCGGGGTGCGCGCCACGACACGCTCGGCCTCGACGATCGTCACGAGTCCGTCCATGACCCAGACGCTCGGGCTGGACCCGGAGGCGACGTCCACCGCCCAGGTGACCTCCGCCGTCGCGATCGGGCGCATACCACCGGGAGAGGACACCACCCCGGCCACGAGGAGCACGACGGCGACCATCGCCCATGGCCATGGACGTGACCAGGTCCGGGGTCGCCGTCGGGAAGGGCGAGCAGCAGGTGCGCTCGCGGCATCTCCTGCGCCGAGCGTGAACTCATCCGCGGCCCCGGTCACGACAGGTCCCACCCGATGACGCCTGTCTCGCCCAGAACGTACAGGCGCTCGCCGTCGCTGGTGACGTCGAGGATGACGTCCCCTGGTGTGAGCGTCCAGCGGGTGCCGCCGGTGGGGATGTCGAGTGCGATCAACTCGGAGGAGTCGGAGTAGAGGAACGTCTCCGGCCCGAGCAGGGGTGGGTCGAACGTGAGGATTTCTGGGCCAGTGCGCCACAGTTCGTCGCCCGTCGCGGGATCCTCGGCGATGAGCACACTGGGGCCGTGCTCCCGCTGGGTGAGGAATCCGAGGGTTGCGTCCGGGAGGAAGGCGACCGGTCGCCAGCGATTCAATTCCTTCTCGTCGATGGCCCGGATCAGACCTGGGTCCTGCGCCGTGACCGACCAGGAGACCCAGCCGTCGAGCGTCAGCGCCGGGTGATCTCGTCGGTGCAGCCAGATCGCATCCTGGTCGCTCGAGCGCCACAGTCCGTCGCGGAGCTGCGCCGGTGAGATCCCGGCGTCGGGCACGGACAGCGTGCGCCCGGTATCGGCGTCGAGGACAGGACCTGGCGCTGACTGGCCGATGAGTGTCATCAGGACCATGCCGTCGAGCACCTCGGGCCCGGCGCCGAGCGTCAGGCGGAAGGCGACGTCTCTCGACCACACGAGCTCTCCGCTCACCGTCACACGGCGGACATCCTGAGCCGTGACCGCAACGATGTCGTTGTCGACGCTCGCGGCGGCGGCAACTCCCGGAATCTCGTACGGTCGCGCCCACCCGGACTGCGGGTCGATGATCTGGACGGTGTCGGGACCGTTCGTGCAGGTGAGATCCACACCGTCGGACGTGCAGGTGGGTTCCTCGGCATCGAGGCGCCAGATTTCGTCGCCACTGGCCGAGTCGATGCCGGTGACACCATCAGGGGCGCGAGTGACCACCACCCCCGAGAACACCCAGAACGCGTCGGCGGAGACCGGCGCCTCCCAGGCCAGGGAGGGTTCGTCGTGCAGGGCGGGGACGTAGCCCCACGGGTCGACCACCGGTCCCTGCTGAGGAGCCGCCAGCGTGCCAGCGACGACGAGGATGACGGCGAGCACGGCCCACGGCCAGGGACCCGACCAGGCGACGTCGCGTCGTCGGGCGGGCGCTCGTGCGGAGACGCCCGCGTCGTCACGGGCGACGGCGAACTCCTCAAGAGGCACCATCAGCCGCCCACCGTCCAGGCCTGGATCCCCGCATTGCTCAGCAGATAGAGCCGGGTGCCGTCGCTGGTGACTTCCCGATGATCGCCCGGAATGCGCCAGAGCTCGTCACCGGTCTCGGCGTGGACTCCGATGTAGCCCAACTCCCGGGATTGTCCGTCGAACGAGATCAGCTGGTACGCCACCGCACCGTCGCCGACGAGCATGTCGGGCCCGAAGCCGAGGCCACCGGTCTGATCGCTGCGCCACAGCACAGCACCGCTGGAGTCCAGGCCCACCATCTGCGGCGACTCGCCGAGAGCGACCCCCAGATGCACATCACCCACCACGGCGGTGACATGGACGTCGTCGTCACCACCCTGTGGCGGCTCGCTCAGGACAGACGGATCGGTCATCGTCGTGAACGTGAACGGCCACTCGGAGACCATCGGCTCGTCTTTGCCGCGGAGCAGAAACTCTGTCGTCGGCCCGGAGGTGAAGGCCCATACCCCGTCCCGGACCGGTACCGGATAGCCACCCGGGGACTCGACCGGTGCGCCCGTCTCGGGGTCCAGGGCGGCGAGCCCGGAGAATCCGCTGCCGAACCCGCCGGTGTCAGCCCGGAGCATCACGACCATCCCGCCGGCAATGTCAGGTCCGGCGAGCCACGCCTGCGGCGCTTGCGCGTCTTCCTCCGCTGCCCAGAGGATCGTCCCGTCCGGGGCGATCCTGCGTATCCCCGACTCCGTCAGTGCGATGAGGTCCCCACCGAACTGAGTGGCCCCGATGATCCCGTCCACTGTCTGCTCGCGCGCCGTGCCGCTGCGCGGATCGATCGCGAGGACGGTGCTGTCGTCGATCACGCAGGTCAGTTCGGTACCGGACGACGTGCAACGGGGGAGCGTGGCCGAGACCGACCACCGCTGGACGCCGGTCCTGCTGTCCAGGCCGATCACCTCCTGACCGGCGGCGACGGCGAGTACACCCCGGAACGCCCACATCTGCTGGATCTCGGTGTGCTCCAACTCCCACGCGAGGACCGGCGGCGTGCTCAGGTCCGGGACCCGACCCCACGGGTCCACCACGGGGCCCGGCCGCGGTGCGGTGACCGCGCCGGCCAGCACGAGGAGGACGGCTAATCCCGCCCAGGGCCACGGGCCGGTCAGGTGGGAACCGGTGCGTCGTCGCGGTGGCCGTGTGGGCGGTTCGGCAGCAGTGCCCGACGGCGGAACGTCGCCGCCGATGATGAACTCGTCTTCTGCCCTCCCCATCAGGCCATCATGCTCTCCATCGCGGATCAGGTGTCCGTATAGGCGGTGAGCGTGCCGTCGGAGAGGACGTACACCTGGTCCGAGCCGGCAGCGAGACCGTCCGGGACAGCAGCGATCGGAAGGGTCCACCGGTGCGCGCCGGTGTCGAGGTCGATGCCGAGGAGGGCTTGGGGAACGAGGGGTGACGAGGGCGGGTCAGCATCGCGGTCGAGGCGCGTATCGATCGCGACAAACAAGCCTTCATGCACGATGCACGGGCACCCGACGTGGGACTCCCGCGGGAGTGCCCATTGAGGGTCCCCGGTGCGGACCTCGATCCGCTCGACACGGGTGATGGGTCGCTCTGGTGTCCATCGGTTCGGATCGACAATGGTCGCGATGAGGTCCTCGCCGAGCGTCGCCAGCGGCTGGCCGTGCATCTCTAGGAGCGGCTCGCCACCAGCCGCGGTGTAGATCTCGCTGCCCGCAATGACGGCGTCCGGGTACCCGGGGACCGTCAGTTCCGGTCCCGTCATCGGCAGGATCATGGGCTGGAACCGCTCGTCGACCTCGTCCCCACCGCCGAATCCCGAGGTCCCGCCTGCCGTACGGACGACCGCGTGCCGCTGCACCCCTGTCTCCGCGTCGGCAGCGATCGCGGTGGAGACCCATCCGTGCGGATCCGTCCCGCTGAACGCCGTGGCCACCCCCTGGCTCAGCGTCATGCCCTGCCATCGGCCCGTGTCCACGGGATATTCGAGATCAACCTGCCAGAGCGGCCCATCCCTGTCGTCGGCAGGGTAGCGCCCCAACCACAGCAGCCCGTCGGGTGAGGCTGTGCCACCGACGATCAGATCGTCGTCGATGGCATGGGCGACATCGGCACCGGGGAACGGTCGATCGGCGCTGATCTCACCCTCGGTGGTGAGGGTGGCGATCGCGGCTTCCGCCCCCTCGCCATACACACAGGTCAGCTCACCGCCCGACTCGGTGCAGGCCGGGTCGTCCAACGGCACGGTCCACGAACGCGCACCCGCGGCATCGAACGCAGTCACCCCGTCGACCTCGCTGATCACGACCTGCCCGCCCATCGCCCACACGTCGGGTGCCCGACCCGGCTGCACGTCCGCGTTCCACACCATCGGCGGTGGGTCCGGTTCCGGACGATCACCACGTGGGGAGACCAGCGCACCGGCCACCACCAGCACGGCTGCCGCGGTGACCCATGGCCAGGGCGAGCGGCGCCACTCACCGGGGCTGCGCCGTCGTGATCGCTCCGCATCCGGACGGTCGTGGCCTGCAGGCTCGGCGTCCCCGCCGTCGAGCGAGAACTCCTCGATCGGCCCGCGCACCTAGCTCACCGGATCCGGGTAGGCGGTCACGGTCGATCCGACCAGCACGAAGAACGTCGACTCGTCCGCCGTCATCGCCCGCAGCTCCGGGGAGACATCGACATGCCCATGCGACTGCCCGGACTCCCGGTCGTACCAGGCAAGCGCCAGGGCCTCGGTGCTCAGGTCTGCCGTCATGCCGCCCTGCGGTTCCCCGGTGACCAGCAGGAGGGAACTGTCAGAAGCCGCGCACGGGCAGACAGCGGCACGAGCGCTCGGCAGCGACTGCGACCACTGAACCGCGCCGCTGATCGCATCGTAGGCACGGAGCTCGTTCTCGTTCGAGGAACTGTCGTCGGCGGTGTAGACGGTGGACCCGACGGCGGCGACGGGACGCCCCTCGAACTGCATGATCGTGCTGCCACCGACACCGTCCAGCACGGCGCCGAGGGTGACGACGGCGCCCGGGTACTCGGGCAGGCCGAACCGCTCCAGGGAGAGCCAGACAGGGGTCTGTGGCCCGGCCGCATTCGCGACGTCGAGATCGTCCACGTCCATCACCAGGAGCATCCCGCCCGGGGAAGGGAAGGCCATCGTCGCCGGATCTCCGGTCTCCAGGTTCACGCTGGTCAGCGACCAGGAGCGCGCGGATGCGCTCCGGGACGCCGACGCATCCGCCACCACGATCCCGTCCCGCGCGGCCACGGCCTGCCACCTGTTGGTGCCGAAGCCCTCGCTGGTGTGTTCCCAGAGCGGGTCGCCCTCGGCCTCGACCCGGCGGAGCCATCGGCCGTCGTCGCTCTGCCCGCCCAGCACCAGACCGGTGTCGGTCGCCGCAGCCACCTGCGCACCCGGGATCGTCATCGACTGAGCGGAACCGTCTGCCTCGACGGTCGTCACGGTTGCCTCTGGACCCTGGCCGTGCACGCAGATGAGAGCCAGCCGGTCCTCGGTGCAGGTGGGATCACGCATCGGCAGGGCCCACTCCTCGGTCCCGTCCGCAGGGTCGAGGGCGACCAGCGCATCGGCCGTGGTCGCCATGACCACACCGTCCACGGCCCACACCCCGGGTGTCGATCCCGTCTCCAGGTCGATCGTCCACGCAGTTGCGGGAGCCGTCTCGCCCCGTGGTGAGGACACCACTCCGGCCATCACCAGCATCACGGCCACCGTGACCCACGGCCCAGGGGAGCGGAGCCACCTGCGCATGCCCCGCCGTCGGGCGCCCACAACGGGCCGGTCCACTCCGCTGCCACCCTCCAGCGCGAACTCCACGACCTGCCCTGTCCCCATCACTCCATCATCACCCCGAAGCGGGTGATCCCCCGCCGGTTCGGTCCACCGGGACCGGAACTGGCGAGGGATCGCCGAGCAGGGTTTGTCAGAGGTAGGGCTGGACGAGACGGGAGTAGCGCTCGGCCATGGTGGCCACCGTCTCAGCGCCGGGGGCGTCCCAGATCTCCTGGTTGAAGATCTCGACCTCTACATCGCCGGCATAGCCGGCCTCGTGCACCCAGCGGGTGATCGTGGGGAAGTCGATGTAGCCGTCGCCCATGAAGCCGCGGGAGAGCAGCGGGTCGGCCGCCAGCGGCAGAATCCAGTCGCATACCTGGTAGGAGGCGATCCGGCCCTCGCGGCCGGCGCGGGCGATCTGCTCGCGCAGTGTCGGATCCCACCACACGTGATAGGTGTCCACCACCACGCCCACCTGCTCCGGCGGGAACTCCGCCGCCAGGTCCAGGCACTGGCCCAGGGTGGAGAGCACCGCGCGGTCGGCGGCGAAGATCGGGTGCAGCGGTTCCAGCACCAGCCGCACCCCGTGCTCGGCCGCGAACGGGGCGAGCTCGGCGATCCGATTCGCCACCCGGGTGCGGGCGGCCACGATGTCCTTGTCGCCATCGGGCAGCGCCGGGCCACCGGGAGTGGTGGCTGCGGGCAGCCCGCCGACCACCATGACCAGCTCGGACGTACCGAGCGTGGCGGCCTCGACGATCGCCACCCGGTTGTCCCCGAGCGCCTCGGACTGACCGGACTCGTCGGCAGCGGTGAGGAACCCGCCGCGGCACAGCGAGGAGACTCGCAGGCCCGCGTCTGCCACGATTGTCGCCGCGTTCTCCAGGCCCGCCTCGGCCACCCGGTCCCGCCACAGCCCGACGGCGCCCAGCCCGGCCTCGGCGGCCACGTCGACCGCCTCGGCGAGGGTCAGGGCCTTCGTCGTGGCCGTGTTCAGGGAGAGGCGAGACAGGTCGGTCACGGTTGCTGCGCCGTCGGGGGTTGCGGCGTTCACAGGGAGATCTGCTCGAGCTCGACGCGCTTGCCCTCCGCGGACGAGGCAAGCCCGGCCTCGGCCAGCTGCACGCCGCGCGCGGCGGAAAGCAGGTCGTAGCGGTGCTCACGCCCGGCGAGCACGTCGCGCAGGAACTCCTCCCACTGGGCCTTGAACCCGTTGTCCAGGTCGCCGTTAGCGGGCACTTCCATCCACTGGTCGCGGAAGGACTCGGTGACCGGTAGGTCCGGGTTCCAGACGGGCTTGGGCGTGTGGGCGCGCTGCTGGGCGACGCACTTGTTCAGGCCCGCGACGGCGGAACCGTGGGTGCCGTCCACCTGGAACTCGACGAGCTCGTCGCGGTAGACGCGTACCGCCCAGGAGGAGTTGATCTGGGCGACGATATCCTCCCCACCCGGGCCGGCGATCTCGAAGATGCCGTAGGCGGCGTCGTCGGCGGTGGCGGCGTACTCGGCGCCCTTCTCGTCCCAGCGGGTGGGGATGTGGGTGATGGTCTTCGCGGTGACCGACTTGACCGAGCCGAGGATGCCCTCGAGCACGTAGTTCCAGTGGCAGAACATGTCGGTGGTCATGCCGCCGCCGTCCTCGGAGCGGTAGTTCCAGCTCGGGCGCTGCGCGGCCTGGTGCTCGCCCTCGAACACCCAGTAGCCGAACTCCCCGCGCAGGGAGAGGATGCGGCCGAAGAAGCCCTCGTCCACCAGACGGCGGAGCTTGACCAGGCCTGGCAGGTACAGCTTGTCGTGGACGACTCCGGCGGTGACGCCGGTCTCGGCGCGCAGGCGTGCCAGCTCGATGGCCTCGTCCAGGGTCTCGGCGGTCGGCTTCTCGGTGAAGATGTGCTTGCCGGCCTTCATCGCCTTGGTCAGGGTGGCCGGACGCAGGCTGGTCATCGAGGCGTCGAAGACGATGTCGGTGCGCTCGTCGGTGACGATGGCGTCCAGGTCGGTGGTGTACTCGGCGATGTTGTGCTCGGCGGCGATCTCGGCGAGGGCGTTCTCACGGCGGCCGACCAGGATCGGCTCGACCTGGACCTTGGTGCCGTCGGCGAGCGTGATCCCGCCCTGGTCGCGGATCGGCAGGATCGACCGGAGCAGGTGCTGGCGATAGCCCATCCGGCCGGTGATGCCGTTCATCGCGATGCGCAGGGTGCGGGTGCTCATGGGTGCTCCTGAAGGATCGGGGTGCGGGGCTGCGGTCTTGGCATGGGTCGAAACCCAAGCGGAATGCGCTTTCCGAAGCATACGGGTGGCTGGCGGAGCGGTCAACCCGTTTCGCTCCCTGTGTGGGGTGCATTGGCGTCGTGACTGCGGTGACGGCGACGGCAATGCACCCCACACAAGGAGCCTGGTGCTGTGGATGGCCACGTTGTCCACAGAGTGCTCCCGTGGCCCGGTGCGATCCCGGTCCG
Proteins encoded:
- a CDS encoding PQQ-binding-like beta-propeller repeat protein, encoding MVPLEEFAVARDDAGVSARAPARRRDVAWSGPWPWAVLAVILVVAGTLAAPQQGPVVDPWGYVPALHDEPSLAWEAPVSADAFWVFSGVVVTRAPDGVTGIDSASGDEIWRLDAEEPTCTSDGVDLTCTNGPDTVQIIDPQSGWARPYEIPGVAAAASVDNDIVAVTAQDVRRVTVSGELVWSRDVAFRLTLGAGPEVLDGMVLMTLIGQSAPGPVLDADTGRTLSVPDAGISPAQLRDGLWRSSDQDAIWLHRRDHPALTLDGWVSWSVTAQDPGLIRAIDEKELNRWRPVAFLPDATLGFLTQREHGPSVLIAEDPATGDELWRTGPEILTFDPPLLGPETFLYSDSSELIALDIPTGGTRWTLTPGDVILDVTSDGERLYVLGETGVIGWDLS
- a CDS encoding hydroxyacid dehydrogenase, which codes for MQSEELRDALFAPDTIARLEQIVDLDRRVVDDDGDARSRAALAEAEILITSWGAPRIDAAFLKQMPRLRAVIHSAGTVKHWAGPELWEQGIVVSSAATANAQPVAEYTLAMILLAGKRVLWPEAPSIGAALAAGWHPLQDAGNFGRTVGIVGASRTGRLVMDLLTGFDVNIVVYDPYLSDEDVAAWGTRTSSLEALAEQVDVLSVHAPALPSTRHMVNAQVLSLMQDGAVLINTARGSLVDHEALVAELDRRPLYAVLDVTAPEPLPSDHPLRSHPQVLLTPHIAGSVGNELRRLGEYAVCEVERLVAGSELLNQIRWSDLPTSA
- a CDS encoding Gfo/Idh/MocA family protein, whose translation is MSTRTLRIAMNGITGRMGYRQHLLRSILPIRDQGGITLADGTKVQVEPILVGRRENALAEIAAEHNIAEYTTDLDAIVTDERTDIVFDASMTSLRPATLTKAMKAGKHIFTEKPTAETLDEAIELARLRAETGVTAGVVHDKLYLPGLVKLRRLVDEGFFGRILSLRGEFGYWVFEGEHQAAQRPSWNYRSEDGGGMTTDMFCHWNYVLEGILGSVKSVTAKTITHIPTRWDEKGAEYAATADDAAYGIFEIAGPGGEDIVAQINSSWAVRVYRDELVEFQVDGTHGSAVAGLNKCVAQQRAHTPKPVWNPDLPVTESFRDQWMEVPANGDLDNGFKAQWEEFLRDVLAGREHRYDLLSAARGVQLAEAGLASSAEGKRVELEQISL
- a CDS encoding PQQ-binding-like beta-propeller repeat protein, translating into MVAVVLLVAGVVSSPGGMRPIATAEVTWAVDVASGSSPSVWVMDGLVTIVEAERVVARTPEDGAERWTVPLDDPLCSSDGLRLACVTTDGTDAVITEIDADGSTHDQQIPGVQVATPLGADLVVAGGEMAAPWVERLDPHGEAVWHTDLEGHLEAPETLAFGHLHATDERVLWRFTDGDFIWPIFQAIDPDDGEPFHVFPPARASSSDPDAHVRERHVLESDERDPTSSIVLLQGGVAPGVDEPWLWRWDEREAPLAIDGDTVVTTLLSESLHGAGDEPPDQDGPLHPAAVRFRDLRSGQTLAESDSPYLDVTCPCTATPDGLVARGIRVADRAALDEGQGTVDLVLFNRETASPTWRHPLVTEWGNDTTRLASHGEAVFVLTGGEVVALTAQ
- a CDS encoding sugar phosphate isomerase/epimerase family protein, which encodes MTDLSRLSLNTATTKALTLAEAVDVAAEAGLGAVGLWRDRVAEAGLENAATIVADAGLRVSSLCRGGFLTAADESGQSEALGDNRVAIVEAATLGTSELVMVVGGLPAATTPGGPALPDGDKDIVAARTRVANRIAELAPFAAEHGVRLVLEPLHPIFAADRAVLSTLGQCLDLAAEFPPEQVGVVVDTYHVWWDPTLREQIARAGREGRIASYQVCDWILPLAADPLLSRGFMGDGYIDFPTITRWVHEAGYAGDVEVEIFNQEIWDAPGAETVATMAERYSRLVQPYL
- a CDS encoding PQQ-binding-like beta-propeller repeat protein encodes the protein MGTGQVVEFALEGGSGVDRPVVGARRRGMRRWLRSPGPWVTVAVMLVMAGVVSSPRGETAPATAWTIDLETGSTPGVWAVDGVVMATTADALVALDPADGTEEWALPMRDPTCTEDRLALICVHGQGPEATVTTVEADGSAQSMTIPGAQVAAATDTGLVLGGQSDDGRWLRRVEAEGDPLWEHTSEGFGTNRWQAVAARDGIVVADASASRSASARSWSLTSVNLETGDPATMAFPSPGGMLLVMDVDDLDVANAAGPQTPVWLSLERFGLPEYPGAVVTLGAVLDGVGGSTIMQFEGRPVAAVGSTVYTADDSSSNENELRAYDAISGAVQWSQSLPSARAAVCPCAASDSSLLLVTGEPQGGMTADLSTEALALAWYDRESGQSHGHVDVSPELRAMTADESTFFVLVGSTVTAYPDPVS